In Streptantibioticus cattleyicolor NRRL 8057 = DSM 46488, a genomic segment contains:
- a CDS encoding restriction endonuclease subunit S domain-containing protein, which produces MIATEILAADGSIRAAVATEADLPAVASDNVLVLRARAPLDPGYVRWILAFLRSSDLRAIAIGTVGLVRVKRSELVNLEIPLLDDALAAALDDLAIVRERMSDWQRAATQLLQSAFRDRNVVQARERIIASGQTLRLRVEAATQLDEFSYTIRTRFPFPIAARWREVEVRMSAGEPKEAYEAVLATAEILCGYSALIVSALAREAGIELSSVRAIREKLAGGRTGPGFGEWVAVLEEIVSGRKRRTLPAEHPLQEFGSLLAGSETVAARKRLYDQRNAVAHHRGPDQVELPAALSSAHADLFKLLGRARFLADLRLAHFTDVRWDQLLGSATVDYRSMMGDHPVVPTNTMSSSRNDLEPDSLYLIDREHGLHLLRPFLIGRPCPKCRNWSTFHVDQVPRSGAVLKSLDHSHTLPDAAVGASLSAVGLI; this is translated from the coding sequence GTGATCGCGACTGAGATTCTCGCTGCGGACGGCAGTATCAGGGCCGCAGTGGCTACAGAGGCAGACCTACCAGCTGTTGCGAGTGACAACGTGCTGGTACTGCGCGCCCGCGCGCCACTCGATCCCGGGTATGTGCGGTGGATTCTCGCCTTCTTGCGCTCGTCGGACCTCCGGGCGATCGCCATCGGAACAGTCGGGCTTGTCCGTGTGAAGCGGAGCGAGCTGGTCAACCTCGAAATTCCACTTCTGGACGACGCTCTAGCTGCGGCCCTGGACGATCTGGCCATCGTCCGAGAGCGGATGAGCGATTGGCAACGTGCCGCGACTCAGCTACTGCAGTCGGCGTTCCGCGACCGCAACGTCGTTCAGGCGCGTGAGCGGATCATCGCTTCTGGACAGACACTGCGGCTGCGAGTCGAAGCTGCCACGCAGCTGGATGAGTTCAGCTACACGATTCGTACACGTTTCCCATTTCCGATTGCCGCGCGTTGGCGAGAAGTAGAAGTACGGATGAGTGCCGGCGAACCGAAGGAGGCATATGAGGCGGTACTTGCCACGGCTGAGATCCTGTGCGGCTACAGTGCCCTGATAGTCTCGGCGCTCGCCCGTGAGGCGGGCATTGAACTCAGCTCCGTTCGCGCTATCCGGGAGAAATTGGCAGGGGGGCGCACAGGTCCCGGGTTCGGGGAATGGGTTGCGGTTCTTGAGGAGATCGTCAGCGGGCGTAAGCGGAGGACGCTACCTGCAGAACACCCTCTCCAAGAGTTCGGTTCCCTGCTCGCAGGTTCCGAGACCGTAGCAGCGCGCAAGCGGCTCTACGATCAGCGCAATGCCGTTGCACACCACCGTGGCCCCGATCAGGTAGAACTTCCTGCTGCCCTGAGCAGCGCTCATGCTGATCTATTCAAGCTGTTGGGCCGGGCACGCTTTCTCGCCGACCTACGCCTGGCGCACTTCACGGACGTGCGATGGGACCAGTTGCTAGGGTCTGCGACTGTGGACTATCGGAGCATGATGGGCGACCACCCGGTAGTCCCGACCAACACCATGTCGAGCAGCCGCAACGACCTTGAGCCCGACAGCCTGTATCTGATTGATCGCGAGCACGGACTGCATCTCCTACGTCCGTTTCTGATTGGCCGCCCGTGCCCAAAGTGCCGGAACTGGTCAACTTTTCATGTTGATCAAGTTCCTCGCAGCGGGGCTGTCCTGAAAAGCCTTGACCATAGTCACACTCTGCCCGATGCCGCTGTGGGCGCTTCGTTGTCCGCGGTCGGCTTGATCTAG
- a CDS encoding IS5/IS1182 family transposase, with translation MSGVITASEPSWIAPFTGLSPRQFGKLITALRREGVDPVRKGRPWSLPLEDRVLLIAAYWRTNLTLRQLAPLFGVSKSAADRIIDHLGPALALQQRKRFRKDTVLIVDGTLVPTRDHTIAEQSKNYRYSTNHQVVIDADTRLVVAVGRPVAGNRNDCKAWELSGAKDAVGKTTVIADGGYRGTGLVIPHRREKGQTELPEWKEEHNASHRKVRARVEHVFARMKGWKILRDCRLKGDGVQHAMLGIARLHNLVLAG, from the coding sequence GTGTCTGGTGTGATCACGGCGTCTGAGCCCTCCTGGATAGCCCCGTTCACTGGGCTGAGCCCGCGCCAGTTCGGCAAGCTGATCACCGCGCTCCGGCGTGAGGGTGTGGACCCGGTGCGCAAGGGTCGGCCATGGAGCCTGCCGCTGGAGGACCGCGTGCTCCTGATCGCCGCGTACTGGCGGACGAACCTGACCCTGCGCCAACTGGCCCCGCTGTTCGGGGTGTCCAAGTCGGCGGCCGACCGCATCATCGACCACCTCGGGCCCGCGCTCGCGCTCCAGCAGCGCAAGCGGTTCCGCAAGGACACCGTGCTCATCGTGGACGGCACCCTCGTTCCCACCCGTGACCACACCATCGCCGAGCAGTCCAAGAACTACCGGTACTCCACCAACCACCAGGTCGTCATCGACGCCGACACCCGGCTCGTCGTCGCGGTCGGCCGACCAGTCGCAGGCAACCGCAACGACTGCAAGGCGTGGGAGCTGTCCGGCGCGAAAGACGCCGTCGGCAAGACCACGGTCATCGCAGATGGCGGCTACCGGGGCACCGGCCTGGTCATCCCGCACCGCCGCGAGAAGGGCCAGACCGAACTCCCGGAATGGAAGGAGGAGCACAACGCCTCCCACCGCAAAGTCCGCGCCCGTGTAGAGCACGTCTTCGCCCGGATGAAGGGCTGGAAGATCCTTCGCGACTGCCGGCTGAAGGGCGACGGCGTCCAGCACGCCATGCTCGGCATCGCCCGCCTGCACAACCTCGTCCTTGCCGGGTGA
- a CDS encoding MerR family transcriptional regulator, with amino-acid sequence MDDTGALFAIGAFARRVGLTPSALRFYDDCGVLRPAEVDAVTGYRYYAAEQEPRAVLVRRLREAGVPLVDAAVVLDGPAERARDVLHAHLRRTRESAATTQSAIETVLRELSGDGAPGTLVRLGGAELARAVRQVTPAAATGAAREGFPVLGHVLLDAGYDEVCLVATDRYRLAVRALRPVSFEGEPVRLLLDADRLRQMAAWALPLTEVVVGTDGRTVRFGGAGEERELRAGEGEFPDYRLVLDATAPPRHRVVADRRALCEALVGAGRVPGAPVTLRAGASGLVVAGAPGTPAIDVAAVRTGPVPSVAFDPRVLLPALEASVGPDVLLEVSTADQPVVVRSADQGGFTTLVMPVRPAPVGGPGGSAPTA; translated from the coding sequence ATGGACGACACGGGAGCACTCTTCGCCATCGGTGCCTTCGCCCGGCGGGTGGGGCTCACCCCCAGCGCGCTGCGGTTCTACGACGACTGCGGGGTGCTGCGCCCCGCCGAGGTGGACGCGGTGACCGGGTACCGCTATTACGCCGCCGAGCAGGAGCCGAGGGCGGTTCTGGTGCGGCGGCTGCGGGAGGCCGGGGTGCCGCTGGTGGACGCGGCCGTGGTGCTCGACGGCCCGGCCGAGCGTGCCCGCGACGTGCTCCACGCCCATCTGCGGCGCACCCGGGAGAGCGCCGCCACCACGCAGTCGGCGATCGAGACCGTGCTGCGCGAGCTGTCCGGCGACGGCGCCCCCGGCACCCTGGTCCGGCTCGGCGGGGCCGAACTGGCGCGAGCGGTACGGCAGGTGACACCGGCGGCGGCCACGGGCGCGGCACGAGAGGGGTTTCCGGTGCTGGGCCACGTACTGCTCGACGCCGGGTACGACGAGGTGTGCCTGGTGGCCACCGACCGCTACCGGCTGGCGGTCCGCGCGCTGCGGCCCGTCTCGTTCGAGGGAGAGCCGGTGCGGCTGCTGCTCGACGCGGACCGCTTGCGTCAGATGGCGGCCTGGGCGCTGCCGCTGACCGAGGTCGTGGTCGGCACGGACGGGCGGACCGTACGGTTCGGCGGCGCCGGTGAGGAGCGCGAACTGCGCGCCGGGGAGGGAGAGTTCCCCGACTACCGGCTGGTGCTCGACGCCACGGCGCCACCACGGCACCGGGTCGTGGCCGACCGCCGAGCGCTGTGCGAAGCGCTGGTCGGCGCCGGCCGCGTGCCCGGTGCGCCGGTGACTTTGCGCGCCGGAGCCTCGGGGCTGGTGGTCGCGGGGGCGCCCGGTACCCCGGCGATCGACGTGGCGGCCGTGCGTACCGGTCCCGTCCCGTCGGTCGCCTTCGACCCTCGGGTGCTGCTCCCCGCCCTGGAGGCGAGCGTCGGCCCCGACGTCCTGCTGGAGGTCTCCACCGCCGATCAGCCCGTCGTCGTACGCTCCGCCGACCAGGGCGGCTTCACCACGCTGGTGATGCCGGTCCGCCCGGCGCCCGTCGGTGGCCCCGGCGGGTCGGCCCCCACGGCTTGA
- a CDS encoding HAD family hydrolase, giving the protein MARLHLFDMDGTLLYGSSANVELARQLDLVADFEALDADFSGGLIDTVEYARQAYRMWRDLTANQVEMAFDAAPWLTGIREVWADIRARGEYCAVISLSPDFFVSRLMGWGAHAAFGGRFPELPFRGKPLDPAGLLDPAAKVRIADELCERYGLTRDDCVAYGDSSSDTALFKAVPVSVAVNGDRHVEALASFRYAGRDLRGAYELALD; this is encoded by the coding sequence GTGGCACGGCTGCATCTGTTCGACATGGACGGCACCCTGTTGTACGGGTCGTCGGCCAACGTGGAACTCGCTCGGCAACTGGACCTGGTGGCGGACTTCGAGGCGCTGGACGCGGATTTCTCCGGCGGACTCATCGATACGGTCGAGTACGCACGGCAGGCATATCGGATGTGGCGGGATCTCACGGCGAACCAGGTCGAAATGGCGTTCGACGCCGCCCCGTGGCTGACGGGGATACGCGAGGTCTGGGCGGATATCCGCGCCCGTGGCGAATACTGTGCGGTCATCTCCCTGTCGCCGGACTTCTTCGTGTCGCGCCTGATGGGATGGGGTGCGCATGCCGCGTTCGGCGGGAGATTCCCGGAACTGCCGTTCCGCGGCAAGCCGTTGGACCCCGCCGGACTTCTCGACCCGGCGGCCAAGGTGCGCATCGCGGACGAGCTGTGCGAACGCTATGGACTGACCCGTGACGACTGCGTGGCCTACGGCGACTCGTCCTCGGACACCGCGCTGTTCAAGGCCGTTCCGGTGTCCGTCGCGGTCAACGGCGACCGGCACGTCGAGGCGCTGGCGTCCTTCCGTTATGCCGGCCGTGATCTCCGTGGGGCCTACGAACTCGCGCTCGATTGA
- a CDS encoding globin domain-containing protein, producing MDALTTRPADRETGSGEGRSAPAAPPAHRGAGPGRDEPGDAGGWSWFSPARPTGAKPEPADGDGTGPEPMTGGEGEPEGVQGGSPGSGPHAPGRGATGASWFGAAPANPAAATRTSATTVSSAAAFSSAARSATAPPPPTRPPTAAPPAPAPAPSRPATAREDTDADLIRRTMAVVEPIADRTTSHFYALLFLSHPEIRELFPAAMDVQRDRLFTALVTAARLADQPQRLTEYLSQLGRGHRKYGTRPEHYPAVGEALIGALSRYAAEMWNEEVEAAWVRAYTTISQIMIDAAARDERTAPAWWQAEVVGHELRTPQIAVITVRPDQPYPFRAGQYVAVETPWWPRVWRHYSPASAPRPDGLLTFHVKAVPAGWVSTALVHHARPGDVIRLGPPAGSMVVDHTSDDGLLCLGGGTGIAPIKALVEDVAEHGRARPVEVFYGARHDDDLYDLDTMVRLAQRHRWLSVRPVVSAGGAGLVGDLPDMVRRHGPWPSYVAYLSGPPGMIRGGVDALVATGMPTERIRHDALDELVTGRGPGLPGSPLGREVDP from the coding sequence ATGGACGCTCTGACCACCAGACCGGCCGACCGGGAGACCGGGTCCGGCGAGGGCCGTTCCGCACCGGCGGCCCCTCCGGCGCACCGGGGCGCCGGCCCCGGCCGCGACGAGCCGGGTGACGCGGGCGGCTGGAGCTGGTTCAGCCCCGCCCGGCCGACCGGCGCCAAGCCGGAGCCGGCCGACGGCGACGGGACCGGGCCGGAGCCGATGACCGGCGGGGAGGGTGAACCCGAGGGCGTACAGGGAGGGTCACCGGGCAGCGGGCCGCACGCCCCGGGCCGTGGCGCCACCGGTGCCTCCTGGTTCGGCGCGGCCCCCGCCAACCCGGCCGCAGCGACCCGGACGTCCGCGACCACGGTCTCGTCGGCCGCGGCCTTCTCCTCGGCCGCCCGCTCGGCCACCGCCCCGCCGCCTCCGACCCGGCCCCCGACCGCGGCCCCACCGGCCCCGGCCCCGGCTCCGTCCCGCCCGGCCACCGCGCGGGAAGACACCGACGCCGACCTCATCCGCCGCACCATGGCCGTCGTCGAGCCCATCGCCGACCGCACGACCTCGCACTTCTATGCCCTGTTGTTCCTGTCCCACCCCGAGATACGCGAGCTGTTCCCGGCCGCGATGGACGTGCAGCGGGACCGGTTGTTCACCGCGCTGGTCACCGCAGCCCGCCTGGCCGACCAGCCGCAACGGCTCACCGAATACCTCTCCCAACTCGGCCGCGGCCACCGCAAGTACGGCACCCGGCCCGAGCACTACCCGGCGGTGGGCGAAGCGCTCATCGGGGCGCTCTCCCGGTACGCCGCCGAGATGTGGAACGAGGAGGTGGAGGCCGCCTGGGTACGGGCGTACACCACCATCTCGCAGATCATGATCGACGCCGCGGCCCGCGACGAGCGCACCGCACCGGCCTGGTGGCAGGCCGAGGTGGTCGGCCACGAACTGCGTACCCCGCAGATCGCGGTGATCACCGTCCGCCCCGACCAGCCGTACCCGTTCCGGGCCGGACAGTACGTCGCCGTGGAGACGCCGTGGTGGCCCCGGGTGTGGCGGCACTACTCACCGGCCTCCGCGCCCCGCCCCGACGGGCTGCTGACCTTCCACGTCAAGGCGGTGCCGGCCGGCTGGGTCAGCACCGCGCTGGTGCACCACGCCCGGCCCGGCGACGTGATCCGGCTGGGGCCGCCGGCCGGCTCGATGGTGGTGGACCACACCAGCGACGACGGGCTGCTCTGCCTCGGCGGCGGCACCGGCATCGCACCGATCAAGGCGCTGGTGGAGGACGTGGCCGAACACGGCCGCGCCCGCCCGGTGGAGGTCTTCTACGGCGCCCGGCACGACGACGACCTCTACGACCTGGACACGATGGTCCGGCTGGCGCAGCGGCACCGCTGGCTCTCGGTGCGTCCGGTGGTCTCCGCGGGCGGGGCCGGGCTCGTCGGCGACCTGCCGGACATGGTGCGCAGACACGGACCGTGGCCCTCCTACGTCGCCTATCTGTCCGGGCCGCCGGGGATGATCCGCGGCGGCGTGGACGCCCTGGTCGCCACCGGGATGCCCACCGAGCGCATCCGCCACGACGCGCTCGACGAACTGGTCACCGGCCGAGGCCCGGGCCTGCCAGGATCACCACTCGGGAGAGAAGTTGACCCCTGA
- a CDS encoding pyridoxamine 5'-phosphate oxidase family protein yields the protein MQRELGTVDRADRFYQDQVRDRLNARMREFIGAQEMFFLSTADRNGECDSSFRAGPAGFLRVLDDKTLMYPEYRGNGVMASLGNIRENPHVGMLLIDFARDRVGLHVNGRAQVVSDEAARCLHPDLPVDPVPGRRARVWVRVEVLEAYIHCSKHIPRLVKAPLREDPGRTRTPPDGERAWGTDDVRRKGGDYFGAAAEARAERERTAAYRAMSLPPQAPLPDRHVWRREAERALARAWQRARPGRRDADGPGDEDGGFRGWFG from the coding sequence GTGCAGCGGGAACTGGGCACCGTGGACCGGGCCGACCGGTTCTACCAGGACCAGGTGCGCGACCGGCTCAACGCGCGGATGCGGGAGTTCATCGGGGCCCAGGAGATGTTCTTCCTGTCCACGGCCGACCGCAACGGCGAGTGCGACTCCTCGTTCCGGGCCGGTCCCGCGGGCTTCCTGCGGGTGCTGGACGACAAGACGCTGATGTACCCCGAGTACCGCGGCAACGGCGTGATGGCCTCGCTCGGCAACATCCGGGAGAACCCGCACGTCGGCATGTTGCTCATCGACTTCGCCCGGGACCGCGTCGGGCTGCACGTCAACGGCCGCGCCCAGGTGGTCTCCGACGAGGCCGCGCGCTGCCTCCACCCCGACCTGCCGGTGGACCCGGTGCCCGGCCGCCGGGCCCGGGTGTGGGTGCGGGTCGAGGTGCTGGAGGCGTACATCCACTGCTCCAAGCACATCCCGCGGCTGGTCAAGGCGCCGCTGCGGGAGGACCCCGGGCGGACGCGGACCCCGCCCGACGGCGAGCGGGCGTGGGGCACCGACGACGTCCGACGCAAGGGCGGTGACTACTTCGGCGCGGCGGCCGAGGCCCGGGCGGAACGGGAGCGCACGGCGGCGTACCGGGCGATGTCCCTGCCCCCGCAGGCGCCGCTCCCGGACCGGCACGTCTGGCGGCGCGAGGCGGAACGGGCGCTCGCGCGGGCCTGGCAGCGGGCCCGCCCCGGCCGGCGGGACGCCGACGGACCCGGCGACGAGGACGGCGGGTTCCGCGGCTGGTTCGGCTGA
- a CDS encoding NUDIX domain-containing protein codes for MPADLRGHTTRPVVKRTARAILLDSADLLLIKRTKPGQPPYWITPGGGVEPEDATVVDALHREVDEELGAKVTDVVPAFVDTVEHVREDGACGVKVQHFFVCRLESMDLSRRHGPEVDEPSGEYEVVRVPFTRAGVASVEVVPPSLRSYLDANIEGVRALLAGDLG; via the coding sequence ATGCCAGCCGATCTGCGGGGCCACACCACACGGCCGGTGGTCAAACGGACCGCCCGCGCGATCCTGCTCGACAGCGCCGACCTGCTGCTGATCAAACGCACCAAGCCCGGCCAGCCCCCGTACTGGATCACCCCCGGCGGCGGCGTCGAACCGGAGGACGCCACCGTCGTTGACGCGCTCCACCGCGAGGTGGACGAGGAACTGGGCGCCAAGGTCACCGACGTCGTACCGGCCTTCGTCGACACCGTCGAGCACGTCCGCGAGGACGGCGCCTGCGGGGTGAAGGTCCAGCACTTCTTCGTGTGCCGCCTGGAGTCGATGGACCTCAGCCGCCGCCACGGCCCCGAGGTCGACGAGCCCAGCGGGGAGTACGAGGTGGTCCGGGTGCCCTTCACCCGTGCCGGGGTGGCCTCGGTCGAGGTCGTGCCGCCGTCGCTGCGGTCCTACCTCGACGCCAACATCGAGGGGGTACGGGCGCTGCTCGCCGGCGACCTCGGCTGA
- a CDS encoding LysR family transcriptional regulator: MDLALLRTFLAVHRAGSFTRAAQLLGLSQPAVTGQIRNLERQLGRQLFQRLPRGVTATTVADELAHKVAPHLDALHRITENELDGASPERTLHLAGPPEFLTTRIVPALAPLTGPGLALRVALGGGDEALAGLADGRHDLAVATIRPRARLLHATPLWDEEQVLVAAPSWAGRIGSPRGEPGELDGIPVVGHEEELPMLVGYWTEVFGSAPSAVATVIVPDQRGVLECVRAGAGMAVLPRYLCHDALAAGEITTLVEPALPPLRTYYLVVRAGTLALPHLYRAHRQLLDAAATW, encoded by the coding sequence ATGGATCTGGCCCTGCTGCGCACCTTTCTGGCGGTGCACCGGGCCGGCTCTTTCACCAGGGCCGCTCAGCTTCTCGGCCTCTCCCAGCCCGCCGTCACCGGGCAGATACGCAACCTGGAACGCCAGCTCGGCCGCCAGCTCTTCCAGCGGCTGCCGCGCGGCGTCACCGCCACCACGGTCGCCGACGAACTCGCCCACAAGGTGGCCCCGCACCTCGACGCCCTCCACCGGATCACCGAGAACGAGCTGGACGGCGCCTCACCGGAACGCACCTTGCACCTGGCCGGCCCCCCGGAGTTCCTCACCACGCGGATCGTGCCCGCCCTCGCCCCGCTCACCGGCCCGGGCCTGGCGTTACGCGTGGCGCTCGGCGGCGGCGACGAAGCCCTGGCCGGGCTGGCCGACGGCCGTCACGACCTGGCCGTGGCCACCATCCGCCCCCGCGCCCGGCTGCTGCACGCCACCCCGCTGTGGGACGAGGAGCAGGTGCTGGTGGCCGCGCCCTCCTGGGCCGGACGCATCGGCTCCCCGCGCGGCGAACCCGGCGAGCTGGACGGCATCCCGGTGGTCGGCCACGAGGAGGAGCTGCCGATGCTCGTCGGCTACTGGACGGAGGTCTTCGGCAGCGCCCCCAGCGCGGTGGCCACCGTCATCGTCCCCGATCAGCGCGGGGTGCTGGAGTGCGTCCGCGCCGGGGCGGGCATGGCCGTGCTGCCGCGCTACCTGTGCCACGACGCGCTGGCGGCCGGGGAGATCACCACGCTGGTGGAGCCCGCGTTGCCCCCGCTGCGCACGTACTACCTGGTGGTACGGGCCGGCACGCTGGCGTTGCCGCATCTGTACCGGGCCCACCGGCAGTTGCTGGACGCCGCCGCCACGTGGTGA
- a CDS encoding cystathionine gamma-lyase, whose amino-acid sequence MTGPQASAGDGTRSVHAGRPPAEAHMPSLPGPTFVSHYHLPGDVLAPYGYGRDDNPTWTLLEEAVSALESPERPASTVSFASGMAAVAAVLLSQVRSGDTVVLPSDCYQATRSLQGRLESYGVTVRLAATAGDAQLTALDGARLLWIETPSNPGLDVCDIRRLADAAHAAGALVAVDNTLATPLGQRPLDLGADFSVASGTKALTGHGDLLLGYVTARDPELADSVRLWRKTVGAVPGPMEAWLAHRSLATLQLRVDRQAANALALAAALRERPEVTGLRHPGLPDDPAHRIAAAQMRRFGSVVSFTLPDQAHAERFLAALRLTAEATSFGSVTSTAERRARWGGDAVSPGFIRFSVGVEDAEDIVADVLRALDEAR is encoded by the coding sequence ATGACCGGACCGCAGGCGTCGGCAGGAGACGGCACCCGCAGCGTGCACGCGGGCCGGCCGCCCGCCGAGGCACACATGCCCTCGCTCCCCGGTCCCACCTTCGTCTCCCACTACCACCTGCCCGGCGACGTCCTCGCGCCCTACGGCTACGGGCGGGACGACAACCCGACCTGGACCCTGCTGGAGGAGGCCGTCTCCGCGCTGGAGTCCCCGGAACGCCCCGCGTCGACCGTGAGCTTCGCCTCCGGCATGGCGGCGGTCGCCGCGGTGCTGCTCTCCCAGGTCCGCTCCGGCGACACCGTGGTGCTCCCCTCCGACTGCTACCAGGCGACCCGTTCGCTCCAGGGGCGCCTGGAGTCCTACGGGGTCACCGTGCGGCTCGCCGCGACCGCCGGGGACGCCCAGCTGACCGCGTTGGACGGGGCCCGGCTGCTGTGGATCGAGACCCCCTCCAACCCCGGGCTCGACGTGTGCGACATCCGCCGGCTCGCCGACGCGGCACACGCGGCCGGGGCCCTCGTCGCCGTCGACAACACCCTGGCCACCCCGCTCGGGCAGCGCCCGCTCGACCTCGGCGCCGACTTCTCGGTGGCCAGCGGCACCAAGGCGCTCACCGGCCACGGGGACCTGCTGCTCGGTTACGTCACGGCGCGCGATCCCGAGCTGGCGGACTCGGTACGGCTGTGGCGCAAGACCGTGGGCGCCGTCCCCGGGCCGATGGAGGCGTGGCTGGCCCACCGTTCGCTGGCCACCCTCCAGCTCCGGGTGGACCGGCAGGCGGCCAACGCGCTCGCCCTCGCGGCGGCGCTGCGGGAGCGCCCCGAGGTCACCGGCCTGCGCCACCCCGGCCTGCCCGACGACCCGGCGCACCGGATCGCCGCGGCGCAGATGCGCCGGTTCGGCTCGGTGGTCTCCTTCACGCTGCCCGACCAGGCGCACGCCGAACGCTTCCTGGCCGCGCTGCGGCTGACCGCCGAGGCCACCAGCTTCGGCTCGGTCACCAGCACCGCCGAACGCCGTGCCCGCTGGGGCGGGGACGCCGTGTCGCCGGGGTTCATCCGCTTCTCGGTGGGCGTGGAGGACGCCGAGGACATCGTGGCCGACGTGCTCCGCGCGCTGGACGAAGCGCGGTGA
- a CDS encoding phage holin family protein, whose product MKRFVVKTLANAVALGVAVWLISGITLTGTSTGRKVLTLVLVALVFGVVNWLVKPIVKVLSFPLFVLTLGLFTLVVNALMLLLTSWLAGRLHLAFHVSGFWAALIGGLIVSVVAWAMHMVLPDEDD is encoded by the coding sequence ATGAAGCGATTCGTAGTCAAGACGCTGGCCAACGCCGTGGCGCTGGGGGTGGCGGTCTGGCTCATCAGCGGGATCACCCTGACCGGGACGAGCACCGGCCGCAAGGTCCTCACCCTGGTGCTCGTCGCGCTCGTCTTCGGGGTGGTGAACTGGCTGGTCAAGCCGATCGTGAAGGTGCTCTCCTTCCCGCTGTTCGTCCTCACCCTCGGGCTGTTCACGCTGGTGGTGAACGCCTTGATGCTGCTGCTGACCTCCTGGCTGGCGGGCCGGCTCCACCTCGCCTTCCATGTGAGCGGGTTCTGGGCGGCGCTCATCGGCGGCCTGATCGTCAGCGTGGTCGCCTGGGCGATGCACATGGTGCTGCCCGACGAGGACGACTGA
- a CDS encoding cupin domain-containing protein — MKVFRLDDLDAERAANDGAYLRFLRERNMSAGLYALPAGGTDPQGPHAQDEIYLVVSGRASITVGEETTHVARGSVVYVPANTPHRFHHITEDLRVLVVFSPPEG, encoded by the coding sequence ATGAAGGTGTTCCGGCTGGACGATCTTGACGCCGAGCGAGCCGCGAACGACGGTGCTTACCTGCGCTTCCTGCGCGAGCGGAACATGTCGGCGGGGCTGTACGCGCTGCCGGCCGGCGGCACCGACCCGCAGGGCCCGCACGCCCAGGACGAGATCTACCTGGTGGTGAGCGGCCGGGCGTCGATCACGGTCGGTGAGGAGACCACCCACGTGGCGCGCGGCAGCGTCGTCTACGTACCGGCGAACACCCCGCACCGTTTCCATCACATCACCGAGGATCTGCGGGTTCTCGTGGTCTTCTCGCCACCCGAGGGGTGA
- a CDS encoding DUF5326 family protein, with the protein MSGKGNGNGFFDGVPWWVKWIAVPVIAVIVFGGLIASLIGFVFGLLFKVVLFAALVGGLVYLVKRFTSSSSSRDW; encoded by the coding sequence ATGAGCGGCAAGGGCAACGGGAACGGGTTCTTCGACGGCGTGCCGTGGTGGGTGAAGTGGATCGCGGTGCCGGTCATCGCGGTCATCGTCTTCGGCGGGCTGATCGCCAGCCTGATCGGCTTCGTCTTCGGCCTGCTGTTCAAGGTGGTGCTCTTCGCTGCCCTCGTCGGCGGCCTGGTCTACCTGGTCAAGCGCTTCACGTCGTCGTCCTCGTCCCGGGACTGGTAG